Sequence from the Salvelinus alpinus chromosome 35, SLU_Salpinus.1, whole genome shotgun sequence genome:
GGATTAGTTTCCTCCAAATCAAATGAATGACACACTGAACAAAGGCACTTTACATTGCATCCTCTGCTTACCAGATATTTGAATGGAGACAAGTTCTTTATTAAAACTGAAGTTGTCGGCTCCAGTGGCAATTCTCAAGTAGTAGAAGCGCCCAATGTCGCCATGTTGAATTATATTGATCTTCAGGGAGCAGTTTCTCTTAGTGACATTTCCTGTCAGGTTGGTCCTGGTTTGAAAACTCTTGATTACGAATGTGTTGTTGGGGTGATAGAGGAATTCATTCTTGTCATTATCATTGATGTTTAGTTTAGTATTTCCCAGGCGTTTCCAGTAGGCCTGGACAGGCTCTTTAGATGGGGACGGGGGATAGGTAACATTGCATGGTATGGTCACATCTTCTCCCATTTTGGTAAAAACAACCTTTGGGTAATCAGCTTTCCAATCCACACCTGTGTTTGAATTAACAACAAAAGGATTATTCAGTTCATGTTGTTTAGACATAGCATAAGAAAACACTGAGTGCATATTGACATAAAAATTAATCACATACCACTAGTGCCACAGGCCTGAGACAAAATGAGCATCATCTCAATCCACATCAATGGGCTCTTCTGGTCCAACAGAGAGATTTGAAAGTTAACTCTAACTAATGACGCATCGGATTCCTAATATCGTTTACATGTTGTGTTAAAGATGCCTGGTGTCAGATGGCACGCCCATCATAATTGTGTCAACCAAATACAACATTACCACTGACCAACAAGCATAGCATAGACTGTAAAGCACTGGGAAATAATGTTGGTTCAGCAACAacaaaataaaacaacagcaaTAACAAAATAAAAACTCAAATCTACAGAGGATACTCACTGTGTTGTGAAAAGAGGTGCAAAAACAGGAGGCTACAGGTCCAAGGAAAACACCAGCAGTGACCATGGCACCGGCACATATCTTAAAAGCCAAATGGTTCCAATAAAATGAGTGACAAGCAGTTATAACAAGAGTGGTGTCAAAAGTATTGCATGTATATTTCCTGTTTCCTATTTCCTGTTCAACCACCAATGATGATGGTTGAACAAAACATTTTTAGGAAGTGTGAAAACTGTTGGCTAATtacagctagcacataatgttctgagaaccttatgtttctttttttacctttatttaactaggcaagtcagttaagaacaaatttttattttcaatgacagcctaggaagtgggttaactgccttgttcaggggcagaatgacagattttaccttgtcagctcgcggatttgatcttgcaacctttcggttactagtccaacgctctaaccacgaggctgcctgccgccccttcttagagcttggtgagagtgtggttgtcctatggttattttgaacacaaccttcccacaacattCTGGGAACGGTGCAGGATACCCAGATGGCACATTACATTTTGAGAACCGTATGTTTCTTAGGTGGAAAtttcagtacttcaacatgttttctgcaggttttcctcatggttctatttaacgTCATGTTCTTAGAACATTAAgataactttctataaaaaacACAATAAAAATTTTTTTAATGCAAGAATGTTACCTTTTTTAAAGAAGAAGTTAAAaacattccgttctcagcatcaacaaaactctctctatcggCACCTAATCTTAATGAgcgcttgtttcctttgaaattggGCCTGTTTGTACATCCTGttggcgcagtggactaattccatgaatagaaaacagaagatcataggtttgaatctcacagATGCCTTGCCACAACAATAAAAATTCCTAAACAAATGAATTTCCATGGgttcaaaacagttaacccaaactaagccaacagtgttattgaaacatgttctcagaatgttatttaattaccttcaaatagcCTATCATTTTTTATCTCAATGTTAGTAAAATGttccaggaaaactttcagggtTTCATAAtgaaacgttctcagaacctccctgtaCCCTAAAAAttaacattcccagaacaggctaAATTTTCACTTCTGTTTtcagaacgtttaaaaaacataacattttaccggtcaggaaacgtatggcttcgttcccagaaccaatgggtaACTAAAAATGTACATTCCCACAACTGTCAAGGAACTaaatgtttttctctctctcactctatcagtAAGGGAGatatgagaaagagagatatgacCCAGGGTTAATTAAGTGTTGGACTGTAAACACAATCATCTCTAACCTGTGGTTGCCGAAGAGATTTTGTCATGCTGAAAAGCTGAGTCATGAGGCTTCCATTGCACACAAGGTAGAGCTCTGTTAGCTAGGTACATGGTGTTCTACTAGAGAGGGGCTGCCACGGGGTGGGGATTGTGGGGTAGTGAGTATGAGTGTAACTGACGCATGATCAGGAACGCAGAAAAAAAATCTCTCataatctctctgtctttctctcacctctTTATCGCtcacccctctctttctttctctcacccctctctgtctttctctcacccctctctgtctttctctcacccctctctggaACTTTTAAAGTAGAAAAACAAATCCACTTTTATATTCTTTAGGCCTTTGCAAGGTCAATGATTTAAACATACACATTAAATATTTCTGATATCCACATCCAATTGACATTTGCTCACACAAACCTACATTGGAAACCACAGTGGGTTTGACTCATATctctatattttttttacctcaaGAGTGTAGCTAGAGCATCAGGAAATGAACTTAAGGAAGTAAAGTTGGTTATTGTAATTGTTGCGGTACTATTTGGGGGCATAAGGTAAGACTTTAATGACACATTTAGTAAATTTATCTTATTTGGATGAAATTCTTCCACTATTCAACCCATAAAATCTGACTTTTGGTATCATACAACATGCAAATTATTTGGCTCTTCTTGTTGCTGTAAGGAATGACTACCTTTCACATTGTCCTAATTGTGATCATCCTTCTCAAAGGTAATGGTTTTATCTTGTTTGGGTTTTAATTTAGTTTTGTGCAGTTGGCAGACACAAACCCCAATGTTAACTATGGGAGAGATCTAAACAGGTGTAAACTAGTTTCACTATTGTATACTCTCTTTTGTCTTGCTGGCAAAGAAAGTCATCCTCTTGACAGAAATATAGTTATTTACAAAATGGgttgttcaagccctgaatgctgattggctgacagccgtggtatatcagaccgtacatCACGGGTatgataaaacatgtatttttactgctctaattacattggtaaccagtttataatagcaataaggcacctcaggggtttgtgatatatggccaatataccacggctaatggggctgtgtccaggcactcctcgttgcgtcgtgcataagaacagcccttagccgtgctatattggccatataccacaccccctcgggccttattgcttaattataccataacatttgtcataagtaTTTGTTTATTCTGTTGTCCAGTCCCTCATCAGGCTTTCTGTCGTGTATGGGTGGACCAGAACCCTGTGGTGACCAGCACACTGGGCCAGAAAGTCTCCATGGGATGCCGTGTCCTGTCGGACAGCGGGGAGCTGATCACTGGCTGCAGGGCAGAATGGTACATCAACACGGCCACACATGGCCAGAGGAAGGTGTGGAGGGAGATGGGTGACTTGCCCCGATTCAAGGGGAGGTTTCAGAAAACCTACGACCTGAACACAACAGACACAAGCATCCTGATGATCTGGTTAGAGCTGAATGACATAGGCTACTACTTCTGCACTCTGCATTGCTGCGTCAATGGGAAGGACAAGCAGTACCATGGCAATGGGACAAGACTCCTCCTCAGCGAGGCTAAGCCTACACCTTATGGGTTAATATTTACCTCAGTTATCCCAGGTAACACAACAAAGAAAATGCACATATTAGgtaaaaaaatatcacatttactccCTTACTATTGTATTGGTCAAAAATGTATCAAGTTATCATACAGATGACAGTTGTCCTTCCCTTTGTAGTTAATGTTTTCAATATGATTTTGTTCTTAAGGTGCAGAAGAGGAGAATACTTCAGAGATGcaactattttatttttatgctTTTCTGGCAGTGAAGCTGTTGGTCATCATAGTGCTTGGAGGCCTCACAATCAGTTCTTAAAGATGTAATTTGGACaatttaaaggttaaataaaaaaatcttaaGTAGTTACTCAATTAATGAATGGAAAAAGGCCCAACTTATTGTATGGTCATTATGTTAGTCATTAGTTTGTACTTTTACTATTGCACTGAATCTCCATTTCACAGACCACTTCCATTCATAGTGTGGGAGGAAATGTAAAGATTTGGGTGTAGGGTGATAAAAGAGCAGTTTAGACTAGTTAGCTGTAGGCCTAGTCCATCATAAAATGCCAAGAATATGAATGAAGGCGTTTCACTTTTCAAACGCTTATGCCAGATTGACCATGTGTAGCCTAGCCCTATACAGTACAAATAGTTGTCTCATAAAAACCACTAGGTGGTGTTAAAATGCTCCTGTAGCGGAAGAATTGCGGCTTTCAACCCGACATAAAAACCCGAATGTAGGCCTCACACACAAAACAGTAAGGTTCAGTCATATGACTGACTCACAGGAAGAACTTTGGTCGTGAGGTTTAAGTGGGCAGAGCATAGAAGTCTTCCACATCATGGATTCCTGCCTGAATTGGGAAATGTCCTAACTCCTGTGTATTGAAGCATATTCCATTTAAAATCGGAGCGCAGCATAAACATAACAGTGAAAGGAACGTAAAACGCTACTTTTTATTTTGCAACAAACAAATGTAGCGGGCACTCAAACCGGTATCACGAGGAGGGATGTTTGTGTTTTACACTTTGTGTCGTTAGTGAGAATATACATCATGGACACTCTACAGGAGAACGGGTTACCGCACTCACCTGCACTCGATATTCCCGGTCGTGAAAGTACCGCCAAAGAACTCGGGGTATGTGGGACTCCCcttaaaacaaaggaaaataatggGACAACGGGAAGAAGTTCACCTGGCAATCATGTCACGGCGGAGTTTGGCAACCAGCAGTTGTACCAAGTACCATTGGTAAACGCACCTGCTCCTTCCACGACACCTCTCGGGTTACCTGGCGTTATGGACGTAGAGGGGAGAGTGGACGAGTCCAGGCTGCGGATGCACATTTTCAAGAATGGTAAGGATGGGATACGATATCCTAAAGAGAAATTGATGGGCATGAATCACTGTCAATTCAGCAATTCATAATTCAACATATTAATTTATTGACAattatttcatattcaaacattatGGGCCAGTATGCTGGAGCCTATCACAAAGTTTAAATTAAGTAAAGTTAAATTGTTTCCCAGTGCTGGGTTTCCCATATTTGGTATTGCTCTATCACTATCTACAAGTCAAGAGGAAGTCAAGTGATGTTTGCCTGAGGAGCTAGCTGACTGCACTACAGTTCAACCATTCTCTAGAAAGCCATGTAATCAAACCTCACTGAGACCCCTCAAGCAAAGAATTTTAGAAACAGACAATGGTTTGGTTTTACAGTTACCAGTCAAGACTTTGGTGTGATCTGACAGATTATGTTCAGAGGGAGGAAAAATCATTATTCACATGAAATCCATCAGTCATGGTTTGTGGGTATGACATCAACAGTCCACACACAGCTGCTCCTGAGGGAAAACAAGAGGAGTGTATGAATGGGTGAATAGCTGGGGACACTATACTTTCTAGCTTCTATCTGCATCAGTGTGTAAATTACAGTCACCGGTACACTCAGGGCCTTCACTCACATGTTTTCAAGCTCAAGGTGAAATGGACCTTAAcatcagatctaggatcagattatccAACTACCAatcataaccttaaccatttaggGATGACAAAATATCTGACCATGTATCAGTGGTTAGGGGaaacagctacagtatatgaCCAAGATGTAGGACTCAGGGTGCATAGTGTTGACTGTAAACACTGAACCCCCCACTGACGTAGGAACCCCTAGGGCTTCGTCGTGCTGAAAATCATGAGTCATGAGTCTTCCATTGCACGCAAGGTAGAGCTCTGTGAGCTAGGTACATGGTATACTGCTACAGAGGGGTTACTACTGTGACTGTGTTTATCAGAAAATGTAACCAGGAACATGGAAAAACCCGCCCCCCCCTTCCCTCTTTCATCGATGCAcattccttctctcctctggCGCGATATCATTAGCTGCAGTGACTATGGTGCAAAAACATTATATAATGATCCCTGTCAGAGCTCTAAGAAGGGGGCTAAAGGTCTCCACGCTGGGGATCAAGACTTGTTTTGCACACTAACCATTATAAGCCACTCATTCCTTGAGAAGCCTAGTTTGTTTAGGGATAAATTAGCTAGAAGGAATAAATTAGCCACTTTATCTCCCgcgtggcgcagaggtctaaggcactgcatctcagtgctagaggcgtcactacagacgctgttcgattccaggctgtatcacaaccggtcgtgtTTGGAAgttccatagggcagcgcacaattggcccagcgttgttaggggttggccagggtaggctgtcattgtaaataagaatttgttcttaactgacttgcctagttaaataaaggttacatttaataatatatatatatatatatatacacacacacacacacacacacacacacacacacacacacacacacacacacacacacacacacacacacacacacacacagtggggcaaaaaagtatttagtcagccaccaattgtgcaagttctcccacttaaaaagatgagagaggcctgtaattttcatcatgataaattgcaggcctcatctttttaagtgggagaacttgcacaattggtggctgactaaatacttttttgccccactgtatatacactgctcaaaaaaattaagggaacacttaaacaacacaatgtaactccaagtcaatcacacttctgtgaaatcaaactgtccacttaggaagcaacactgattgacaataaatttcacatgctgttgtgcaaatggaatagacaaaaggtggaaattataggcaattagcaagacacccccaataaaggagtgattctgcagatggtgaccacagaccacttctcagttcctatgcttcctggctgatgttttggtcacttttgaatgctggcggtgctctcactctagtggtagcatgagacggagtgctctggacactacgctgacagacacagcaaaccttcttgccacagctcgcattgatgtgccatcctggatgagctgcactatctgagccacttgtgtgggttgtagactccgtctcatctcaattgcctataatttccaccttttgtctattccatttgcacaacagcatgtgaaatttattgtcaatcagtgttgcttcctaagtggacagtttgatttcacagaaatgtgattgacttggagttacattgtgtttgtttaagtgttccctttatttttttgagcagtgtgtatatgtatatctaGTCAGAGGCCAAGTGATCCAATAGCTTATCTTTTATATTTTAGTTCTAGTCTTGTCTTCACATTCCTGTGAAATTATGCAAAAGTCCTTGTCTCACCATTATCACCTGAGTCGATTCTGTTGAAAAGCTAAAGACAGACCTACCAGTCCAGAACACCAAGTGGACATGTCATTGCATCTCTCACCTGTCCAGTTGTTTCCCATCAGTGAAGTTGAGGAGTGAGGAAAATGA
This genomic interval carries:
- the LOC139563964 gene encoding uncharacterized protein isoform X1; the encoded protein is MTKSLRQPQICAGAMVTAGVFLGPVASCFCTSFHNTKSPLMWIEMMLILSQACGTSGVDWKADYPKVVFTKMGEDVTIPCNVTYPPSPSKEPVQAYWKRLGNTKLNINDNDKNEFLYHPNNTFVIKSFQTRTNLTGNVTKRNCSLKINIIQHGDIGRFYYLRIATGADNFSFNKELVSIQISGTSGTISIIPMDKSNTVDSTTTVPLATTELFEDALSTTTYIATTVPVVAVLLVAVLGIVWFFKYRKRSRGVTKQESGYYANFTMTTPTTKPERVKTTKKKDDTQIPPPKVIDEPVYGNVQGPDDPMDSMDQMDSVYANVDHAKQ
- the LOC139563964 gene encoding uncharacterized protein isoform X4, which translates into the protein MVTAGVFLGPVASCFCTSFHNTSPLMWIEMMLILSQACGTSGVDWKADYPKVVFTKMGEDVTIPCNVTYPPSPSKEPVQAYWKRLGNTKLNINDNDKNEFLYHPNNTFVIKSFQTRTNLTGNVTKRNCSLKINIIQHGDIGRFYYLRIATGADNFSFNKELVSIQISGTSGTISIIPMDKSNTVDSTTTVPLATTELFEDALSTTTYIATTVPVVAVLLVAVLGIVWFFKYRKRSRGVTKQESGYYANFTMTTPTTKPERVKTTKKKDDTQIPPPKVIDEPVYGNVQGPDDPMDSMDQMDSVYANVDHAKQ
- the LOC139563976 gene encoding uncharacterized protein isoform X2 encodes the protein MTTFHIVLIVIILLKVPHQAFCRVWVDQNPVVTSTLGQKVSMGCRVLSDSGELITGCRAEWYINTATHGQRKVWREMGDLPRFKGRFQKTYDLNTTDTSILMIWLELNDIGYYFCTLHCCVNGKDKQYHGNGTRLLLSEAKPTPYGLIFTSVIPGAEEENTSEMQLFYFYAFLAVKLLVIIVLGGLTISS
- the LOC139563964 gene encoding uncharacterized protein isoform X3, encoding MVTAGVFLGPVASCFCTSFHNTKSPLMWIEMMLILSQACGTSGVDWKADYPKVVFTKMGEDVTIPCNVTYPPSPSKEPVQAYWKRLGNTKLNINDNDKNEFLYHPNNTFVIKSFQTRTNLTGNVTKRNCSLKINIIQHGDIGRFYYLRIATGADNFSFNKELVSIQISGTSGTISIIPMDKSNTVDSTTTVPLATTELFEDALSTTTYIATTVPVVAVLLVAVLGIVWFFKYRKRSRGVTKQESGYYANFTMTTPTTKPERVKTTKKKDDTQIPPPKVIDEPVYGNVQGPDDPMDSMDQMDSVYANVDHAKQ
- the LOC139563976 gene encoding uncharacterized protein isoform X1, whose protein sequence is MTTFHIVLIVIILLKVPHQAFCRVWVDQNPVVTSTLGQKVSMGCRVLSDSGELITGCRAEWYINTATHGQRKVWREMGDLPRFKGRFQKTYDLNTTDTSILMIWLELNDIGYYFCTLHCCVNGKDKQYHGNGTRLLLSEAKPTPYGLIFTSVIPGNTTKKMHILGAEEENTSEMQLFYFYAFLAVKLLVIIVLGGLTISS
- the LOC139563964 gene encoding uncharacterized protein isoform X2, which gives rise to MTKSLRQPQICAGAMVTAGVFLGPVASCFCTSFHNTSPLMWIEMMLILSQACGTSGVDWKADYPKVVFTKMGEDVTIPCNVTYPPSPSKEPVQAYWKRLGNTKLNINDNDKNEFLYHPNNTFVIKSFQTRTNLTGNVTKRNCSLKINIIQHGDIGRFYYLRIATGADNFSFNKELVSIQISGTSGTISIIPMDKSNTVDSTTTVPLATTELFEDALSTTTYIATTVPVVAVLLVAVLGIVWFFKYRKRSRGVTKQESGYYANFTMTTPTTKPERVKTTKKKDDTQIPPPKVIDEPVYGNVQGPDDPMDSMDQMDSVYANVDHAKQ